In bacterium, the DNA window GTAAATCTGGGAACTACTTCGACAGTGCCTTATAAGCTGCCTATTTTAAAAGGACAGGGTAAATCCGAAGAAATAAAAACTCTTACAAATGTTGTTTTCAATTTTGTCACCATCACGACGTTTTTGTGTTCGATAGGTGTTGTAATATACGCTCTGGTCTTCGGGAGGAATTTATCGCGGGAGATTTTTATCGGGCTGATAGCTTTATCAGTTATCCTGATATCACAGAGGTTCTATACGTATTATATGATACTTTTAAGGGCCCACAGAAATTTCGGTGTCTTAAGTAAATCCATTGTTTTTGACGCGATTGCGAACCTCAGCCTGATATTGCTGGTGGTCAGCAGGTTCAGGCTATACGGTTTTTATGCGATAGCCATAATTATGCCCATCCTGAACGTGCTGTTTATAAGAAGATATGTAACCTATGCCCTAAAATTCTCTTTCGATTTAAGAGGGCTTGCAGATTATATTAAATATGGGTTCCCTCTTTTCATCAACGGCATTTTATATCAGATTCTGCACAGCATAGACAGGATTATGATTGCCGCTATGCTTGGATTGGAGCAACTGGGTTTCTATTCCATAGCGCTGATGACGGAAAGTTACGGCACAGGCATAGCTAAAAATTTCATCATAGTCATACAGCCGCATTTCCTGGAAGATTTCGGCGCAAATGGCATGGAAAAATCTTCCGGGCATGTTATTTTTTATTCCCAGGTCACGGCCTATTTTATGGCTATATTGCTGTCATTATTTTTTATTTGCGCGCCTATATTCATACAGTATGCCCTTCCCGCTTTTATCCCGGGAATCGGCGCGTTAAAGATTTTTCTTTTATCCATATTCTTTTTGACTATTTCCCCTTATTCAAGCAATTTTCTGGTGGCTCTCGAAAAACAGGCGAAACTTATACCGATAACCGTTTTATCGATATTGCTGAACGTTGCGCTTAATTACATACTGATTAAAAAGGGTTACGGGATAAACGGAGCCGCTTTCGCCACCGCCATATCGGCGTTTATAGCTTTTTGCGTGATTTCAATATACGCGCTTAAGCATTGCGAGAGCAACTCAAGTATCATAAAGTTCTTCATCAAAATATTATTCCCACTGTTTTACTGTTGTTTATGCCTGGTTGCCATAGAATATCTGATAAAGCTGCAGAATTTCTTTTTGGAAACTGTCCTGAAAGCGGCTGTGTTCATTTTGTTTGCGCTGCCCTTGCTCCTGTATATAAATAAAACAACCGGTGTAATCAGGATTTTATGGGACATCCTGCGGGATAAGATAAAGCAGGCAAAGAAGCCGGACCGGAAATAGAAAATATATGATATATATGCCGTTTTTTGTTAAGATTAACAAAGATTTTGATGTGTTAAAAACCCTGAAAAGTAA includes these proteins:
- a CDS encoding polysaccharide biosynthesis C-terminal domain-containing protein, with the protein product MSQKKKTIISNIFQYASAQYFSQFVGFFTAVFLRRFLGPVYMGVWSMLKVIIGYASYVNLGTTSTVPYKLPILKGQGKSEEIKTLTNVVFNFVTITTFLCSIGVVIYALVFGRNLSREIFIGLIALSVILISQRFYTYYMILLRAHRNFGVLSKSIVFDAIANLSLILLVVSRFRLYGFYAIAIIMPILNVLFIRRYVTYALKFSFDLRGLADYIKYGFPLFINGILYQILHSIDRIMIAAMLGLEQLGFYSIALMTESYGTGIAKNFIIVIQPHFLEDFGANGMEKSSGHVIFYSQVTAYFMAILLSLFFICAPIFIQYALPAFIPGIGALKIFLLSIFFLTISPYSSNFLVALEKQAKLIPITVLSILLNVALNYILIKKGYGINGAAFATAISAFIAFCVISIYALKHCESNSSIIKFFIKILFPLFYCCLCLVAIEYLIKLQNFFLETVLKAAVFILFALPLLLYINKTTGVIRILWDILRDKIKQAKKPDRK